One window of the Periophthalmus magnuspinnatus isolate fPerMag1 chromosome 17, fPerMag1.2.pri, whole genome shotgun sequence genome contains the following:
- the si:ch211-119o8.4 gene encoding somatostatin receptor type 4 gives MPAIVNLLFNVVSTNTTISFHVVLPSVSLVSLLAGVGGHLLLWLVLLRNPRSRAKPSSVLLLNLSLADLGALLTLPCVLLSASFQDWQLGGGTCVLLGFMTSVTVGVEIFSLAVLSVLRYRIVAPLTSPPASLVQVLCAVVAIWLISITMALPKVTYINFKGGCTWSVGRDEWLFFLVPAFLVYYVAPLFCIAINCGLIISQLHRCRGPIASHRRNKKATALLISSTLVFAISWLPYYSLEFVNVLSPYIISEASPVSLPVLLANTSSPIKVKTGVSMLWEVASLTAILLVCLAPCWNPPLYFLLSRPAVRQLQALLPSFLTKHFKKPVQHWRIAPAPPPSEPRPLPTTHSMPQQALTHLTQ, from the exons ATGCCCGCCATTGTGAACCTTCTCTTCAACGTTGTCTCCACCAACACCACCATCTCGTTCCACGTGGTCCTGCCCAGTGTGAGCCTGGTGTCCCTGTTGGCGGGTGTGGGGGGGCACCTGCTGCTGTGGCTGGTGCTGTTGAGGAACCCCCGCAGTCGGGCCAAACCCAGTTCAGTTTTGCTACTGAACCTGAGCCTGGCTGACCTGGGCGCACTGCTCACCCTGCCCTGTGTGCTGCTCAGTGCCAGCTTCCAGGACTGGCAGCTAGGGGGCGGAACCTGTGTGCTGCTGGGCTTCATGACCTCAGTGACGGTGGGAGTGGAGATCTTCAGTCTGGCTGTGCTGTCCGTGCTGCGCTACAGGATTGTGGCACCACTGACCTCTCCACCTGCGAGCCTCGTGCAAGT ACTGTGTGCTGTGGTCGCCATTTGGCTGATCTCCATCACCATGGCACTGCCCAAAGTCACCTACATCAACTTCAAGGGCGGCTGCACGTGGTCAGTCGGTCGAGATGAGTGGTTGTTCTTCCTGGTTCCTGCCTTCTTGGTGTACTATGTGGCCCCTCTGTTCTGCATCGCCATCAACTGTGGCCTCATCATCTCCCAACTCCACCGCTGCCGGGGTCCGATAGCTTCGCACCGACGCAACAAAAAAGCTACTGCACTGCTAATTAGCTCAACACTAGTTTTTGCTATTAGCTGGTTGCCGTATTATTCACTTGAGTTTGTTAATGTACTGTCACCGTATATTATCTCTGAGGCCTCTCCTGTTAGCTTACCAGTACTTTTAGCCAATACTTCTAGCCCGATAAAAGTGAAAACAGGAGTTTCTATGCTTTGGGAGGTAGCGTCTCTCACTGCTATTCTGCTGGTTTGCTTAGCGCCATGTTGGAATCCTCCGCTCTACTTCCTGTTGTCAAGGCCAGCTGTACGCCAACTCCAAGCACTCCTGCCATCTTTTCTCACTAAGCATTTTAAGAAACCGGTGCAACACTGGCGTATAGCTCCAGCCCCTCCCCCATCAGAGCCACGCCCCCTGCCCACGACCCATTCAATGCCACAGCAAGCGCTCACACATCTGACTCAGTAA